From the genome of Athalia rosae chromosome 3, iyAthRosa1.1, whole genome shotgun sequence:
GAGAGGGTTCTGGGACAACTAAATTTAAACTTGTCGGTCAAGTATACTCACCACGCGTTTAATATACCCCTGCCGGCACTTCAAAGTTCAATATTTCAAGTACGTCTGGGCACACAATGTGTTTGCTCTAACGGTTTTACTGAACGTAGAGAAACCGTCCGTTTTATGTGGGCGATTATACGCCAGTTATAGGGGATGGAAGTAAagtcgcgcgaaaaatgaagagaaagaggCTCGCGGGCGGACGCTCACCAGTTTAGGATGTTCGCTGGATTTCCCGCTTGCGTGGGTCGACTAAAATGACAGAGGTGAGGATCTCTGCTAAGCGATGATGATTGACGACGGTGGTGGTACCGGAGAGAAACGGAAATACCGAGGACTTCCGGTCTGAAGTATCCTACGAGAAAGACGGTTCACGTTACTATTGCACGCAAATATTCGGTATTTACAAAACATTGGAAACCAACATTGAATGGAGTCGGTATATCGTTCTAAAAAAGACGATGAGAAAGTAAGAAACAGGTGAAAAATCGGATCGATGAAAATGGGAAGATATCGGTGGAATCGCTTGAGTTCGATAATGTGCAGTTCCGTATGTACAATATTTCTGACTTGTTTGGGCTTTCGAGAAACACAAAGCAGACGCAATTATTCGATGAGTAAAAGTGAGTTGTCGGGCTCTTTGAAAATGTCGCTTTGAACCCGCCATCCTCGGCGCTCGACGGAgcttccatcaattttattggaatcctcttttatttttgcccATGCTTCAAActtaaattaatgaaaatacagCGGGACCATTCGTCCTCACCATCTTAATAAGATCTCGATTGTCAAAGTTGATTCGTTGAACTTGAAAGAGTTCACATTGAACGAGCGTTAGATACAGCAGTTAACAGCTCAACAAAATTGCAGGTCATTTTTTACGATTCCGCCGTTGCTTCGTATCGTCTCATTAATTTAATCGTAACCCGTGACGAACACCGtcgatatttgaatattttttagcgCCACAAAAGCGGCAGAAAACTTCGCTCGAAACCATTCAACCCCGCCATTGTTTGGACGATACATCACACGTATTTTTAATAGGCAAATATAActagatgtacgtacatacgctaGATTGCGAAGCCACAGCGTAAATATCACCCAAAATGCAACGCGGTGTAAGTTAACACTGCAACTGGCGTGTAGTCGTCGTGATGACAATGTGGACCAGCTCCCGTTCTATTTTGTATTCATAACAACGTTATTTAGTAATTAACTTCCGTTGAACTAACAAAATCAAACGAGTGGTCGAATTTATTTGAGTGAACGTGTATTTGCAGCCATAACGTGTCGACCTGTTATTTTATACGAGTGCAGGGGTGCAGAGGTTGgtcgtttgtttgttcgttccttctattttttagttgttttttatttttttttttttgacgtgTGCTAAGGACTCGGAATCGTCGAGCTTACAGCTCTGTACTTCGACAAGTGTATTTTTTCTGTAACATTGACGTTATACAATAACGTAGTTTCGTCCTTCGATACACAGAGATCGAAGTTCACCCCCCGAATCCggttccgattttttttattaaatattcaTACGGTTCCGAAGCACTCCCTTCATGTATTTGCCGAAAGTTTATCATTCTTTCAGGATCTTGTTTCATATCGGCTTTCAtctgacaaaaaatttcaccctccgCGTAAGATTCGCGTGCTTGAATATTTCGGCGAAACGACATCTGGCGGAACATTTGTGCTCAAGAGTAGGCTTATCGTTATCCTGAGAGGTTTCGCTCTttcgaaaagagaaaggaaaaggtACCAGGAAACTTCGAGGGTTAACCAGTTAACGTATACGGGACATTATccaaaatgaattatttagacCTTCTCCTCGGGACACTTCAGTCCCATCTCTTGCGACGACGTAAAGCTCACCATGTCTCTGAAGTAaccatctttcatttttgttgcaTTTTATTTGTATTCTGCACGGCTTGCGATATCTTACACTAAAAGTCGCCCGAAGTCCACCCATTCTGAAGTATCCTCTTATGGGTATATATACTCCGGTAAAAAGCTCTATATACATCCGAGCTTTCTTCAAAACTTTGAATCTCTTAGATCATAAAACTCGTTACTGTGATCCCCTTTCGCTACCAGCGAAACCTCTCTTCTGTCAcgcgtttcaaatttttcaaagtttaaattttatattgCAGCATTAAATAATAACGCATGCTATACGAAGCTACAGTTTGAAGcttaaattccgaaattacAATTCGAAATAAGATATCGCTCGTCGGTCCTTGTAATTCGTTAATCGGAAATTTCGACCATCCTGCGAGTAGTTGGTCTTCTGCAGTGTGGCTGGTTATTTTTCactggcttttttttttcttcacaatcTATCCTGTCCCATAGTCTCCGGACTCCACCAAGTCCCCATTACTTTGGCCCTTCGGTAGCCACCCCCCGGtctgggtgaaaaaaaaattttccctcgaTTTTCGAGACCACTTCGCAGATTCATAATTCATAGCGGACCTGTTATGCTCCGCACGCTTCGTAGaggtaatatttcaaaattcggTACGGaagtattttataattaacaGACACGCGTGTGCGGGGGGCATGCGAAATTCAATAGAGATTTATGTCGACATTAAATGGTTGCGAGAACTGCGGGAGCGTGACTGCTTTACCGAAAACAATTAAATTTCCGTTCTTTtcctgtgtttttttttattttattttatttcatttttttttttttttttttcgtcttccgtTTTAATGCCCCCGCTGCAATATCCACCGCGGTTCCAAAGCTCCGCGGCAAtatatgataattaaaataaaacaaacaattaaGCGCTTTTGTGTTTTAAATTAAAAGCCCGCATTAACCCATGAAAAGACCACAATTACAGAAAGACACCACAGTCTGTCTGAATACTGTAACCTACCGCAGGGCGAAACAACAGCCGAATAAATGTGACATTCTTTTTCCCTAAAACAATTGAGCATTGATTTTGAAACGATCGGGCAAGagaattgtttttgaaaaaaaaaaaaaaaacaaattggaaATGCAGCAAGGCGTCGAGTGAGTCATCTGCGGCCGCGGTGTTCGAAAGCGAAACTTCTTTCCATTCGCAAGCTCATTGTGAAAAACTGATAGGTCAGAGTAAAGTTGCGGTCGTTAGACCGAGGAAATTGATTGGCCCACGGCCAAAGCTTTGAAGTCAGCCATAGAACTCTAAcaagctatacgtatatcttgCGGCTAAACAAAAGAACCCTTCGAGCACTTTGTTGGTGTACGTCCTACGGTTATACCGCCTGGCAAGACGCGGACGCGGAGGGCCATCCGCTCCGAGATGCTATTTTCACCCCTTCGCTCGCCCAGTCTCTCCCCTTGGGCCACCCTTCGCTACTTCCATTCGCTCGGAGCCCGTAGGAATATCCAAAGCTGCCAACGCCATATCCCCCGTTGACTAGTGTACGAGGAGTAGCGACAACACTCGAAACTCGCTAAGCACTGTCAATTAATCGCGCGAACGTCGTTTGTTAGCGACGAGCCAAGAGTGGTCGTTAACGAGTAAGCGCTACGCGGAGCGCACTATCTAGTGAGCTGAAACCCCTACTTTACAACCATTAAGTATCCATAGATCCCACGTtttccgtacgtatacgtacgtatcgctgAGTTAACGATGTACGTGTTCCACTTGCAGGGTGTCTTGGTACAGGGATAAAATAGTGGAATAGTATAAGAGTTGAGATGTATGCACATTGAGCTTGGCCAGAAATTCTATTTCTCACACTATTCGGATTTGGCACACGTACTAGTACGGATGCGTGAATAACTCATAGGAGTTTGATATTATACCCGTAGCGGTATGAACTAGagagttgaataaatttacctTACTCGACGTTTGAATTCCGTAGCAGCAGCCTCGCTCCCGCTCTTTTTCGGTAATAATCATTCGCTTCTTCTCTAACGTTGTTCATTTCTGCTCCACTCATTCATACGTTAAAATCGCTCGTCACGATATTcaaacaaaccaaaaattcGGAGGATGGACGTTGACGTGGAACGGAATTCTCACCGAGTTCCGTatggttgaaatattttcctccTCGAAAGACGTCCTCAACGTTTACGGGTGTAGCTACCACCTTTCGGAATCATGAACCCGAAAACGAAGACCCTCTCGTGACCTCGACCTCCGTAGCAGCTTTCTCTACTCGAATGGATCTCTAGAGGCAAGTTGGGACGGATAGAATATTAGGAACTATCTCCCGAGTTAAGGGGGCAACAACAGACCGCAACAAAAAGTACTCACCTATCCATCACGATGGGTAAAGTGCTGACTTAAGTAGCGTTACACTATCGAGTGTTCAGCCGCAGCTGGGTACGCACTTTGGGCCAAGAGAAAACGACGGATTCAACCGTGTGAACTCACGAGCGTGTCGTCGAATGGTCCATCGTTTCTATAAGAACGTTATGGCAACCCGTCACAGAAAATACTGGACCAGAAACTGAGAAACTTGACTAATAAAGCATCGGCAAATGGGAACCCTTGTCCTGCAAGCCAGCTTGGTTCAACACCCCCAAAGATAAATTTGGTAACCAAAATTAGGTAGGCACCCTTAACCGCAAGTAGCGTATGACCATAGTGAATATATACTGTCCGTTATTTGATTCGGGAGCTAATTTTGGAGTGATAGCTTCAAAGCTACTTGATATCTTCATTCTGTTTCACGTGACGTATTTGACGAtacaaaacgaacgaaagttTCCGGTGAATTTTAAGTTTCATTTTCAGAACTGATTTTGGTATTTGAGTTGGCTGAGGGAGCTTCGCAAGTTCACTTTGTTAGAAATGTTAGCCCAAGGCAGTCCTTTCTCCATCCGTTAGTTGCCTACTGGCTACTTGGACTACTTTGtttcattccttttcttttcgggCTCACAAAAGCTGCGAAGAACTCTCCGGTATACGCTGAAAAGCCTCATTCAAAGAGTTCCCCTCAtcttatgaaatttttctagtGTGCAATCTAATTATCCTCCGTAAAATTAGTCACACTTTACATTATCCACAAGTACGGTACGTAATATCGTACCTAATTATTAATCAAGTTTCGTAGAAAATTTGTGATgctgcaggaaaaaaaatgaattttccccCTAGAATAATTCACGTCCAATGGAAGTTTTCGCGAAGAAGTATTTTTGTTACCGTTATCACGTCTGCAGTGCGGAAACCACCTTGTTtgaaaatcggtaaaaaatttgataagacAAGTTCAACAATGCGTGAGGAATTCAACGTGATGGAATTCGAATAAGAACTGTCAAACGCCTTCTCTGGAACAATCTTGAATACGTAAGCTCATGCATGTGTGCCGAATGTGGGATATATATCATGCCGCGGATATATAGATATTCGAGATTATTAAACTATTCGAGGAAATGCTCTGTACGAAATCCCATCTCTCTATGTCACGTGCCTGTCTACCGGTGCGATAAATGGGCAGAGTTGGACGAACAAGTCTGCTTATTCGAAATAATCGAGTTCGATCTTCCTTGACCTTGAACTCGGTCTCGTGGGAAAAAACTCAAAGTGCCGCCCGCCCGTCTCCAGTCaagcgagaaaataaaaagcttgCACATACAAGGATAGTGTTCAGCTTTCGGTAAACTGTATAAAACTTGAATTAACCCTGCAAGCTCCGGTTTGGAAATTATCTCATGATTATTTTCGAGCTGAACTGAAATCCTCAAACTAGAATTACTAAGTGTGAGTAAATATGCGTCGCGGTAGATAAGTTGGACTAATTTTGTCCGTGGTATGTCACGCGTATGGAACATGTAAccaggaaaaaagaaaacgataaGGCCTGAATCCAACGAAATCTGGAGCActgtaaaatattcattcattggaaataactaattgtaaatacAACTACGATGAATAGAGCATAAAATCGATTATCCTTTTAATGGAACAAGAAACGTGAGTGATTCGTTGAGGCGGAAGTTCGGGAGGCCAGTTTCGAAAAACCTCTGTGaacatgataaaaaatatggcgATCGCGTATATACGATCAAATTTTGCACTCTAGCTGATCGGTGTATTTTACGGTGCAGTCTGCAAGTGAAAGCGCTTGTACGATTCTTGATGAGAGCTTTCGAACTTCTGTGAAGAGCGATTGTTTGACGTTATTCTTCCAtacgaggaaataaaatatcagcaAACTCTGCACTAATTCCACTGAACAGAGTATCACTGTAGTTTCCACCGTGTCCCAGCAAAGCCAAATCGTCCACATGATGGTGTGGCCACCCGTTATTAAGAAAAGTTTCAGAAACAAGTTGAACCTGAAATCAgagggtttgaaaaaaagacactGAATTGGAAAAAGTGACTCACCGTCGCTGTTCGGATTCGCTGTGTCTGTTAACACCGCCGACGAGCCCAGCAGTTTCTTTCTTAAGTTTTTGGATTGTCAACGCCGTAAGAGTGAACATAATTGCTGTGCAACTGTATATTATCAAATTTACTCCGGCATTTATCCATCGCATCGAAACTGACGTTActgcaaaaagtaaaaaaggatTCCATTTGTGATCATCGtgaactgattgtgagatagAGAACAGAGagcgaaggaagagaagaagtaTAATTCCCGAGTGTCCATCTCGGTGGATCATTGAATATTATCAAAAACTCACAATCTCCATTTGGAATCCACGCAACGCCAGCGATGATGCAAGAGATCAAGATCGCAAGGCTACCCCACGAGAAGAGTGCGTAACAAATATACTTTTTCAAGTCTGACTTCGTCGTGTTATTGCGATCTACACTTCGGATGGAGCTGAAATATAATCTCGATCATGTGAGTGTCAAATTGGAAAGgatctgacattttttttcaaatgttacAGAACTCACCGAAAATTTCGCCACATGTCGAAGCTTATAGAGTTCGTCCAAAGAAGAGCAGAAAATCCGAAGAACAGCACGAACCACTCTGGAAAATGcatagacaaaaaaatttcacatcaacCTTCTACTAGATcttccaataattttttgatcgtatTGAAATTTACCGATTATTATAAGTTCCAGATGGGGCCCCGCGAAATTTGCAATAGATGTGATCGTTGTGACGTATACGCCAATGCAGGTGATGACGTATGAACGAAACATCAAACCATGAAGGTTTTTTAGTTTAGGAACTATCGAGTAGACTATGAAAATGACTAACATCACAATACCGGCACCGCACGGACAGCCTATGCAAAATATAGCCCACCACGGCGGTGTTAGACATACCCTCAACGAAGGTATAACTCGACTCCAAGATTCTCCGTACACGCAGCCAAATACGTGGTCTACTACTCGATCAACATTCAGTTCCGGTACAAAATTTCCATACCGGACCGACTTCGATGCATTCAATGTTATCCAGCCCATCGGGCAATAACTGTCGACTGCATAGAAAAAATCGGGACCTCCATGACTGTATGTGGAGATCATCTGCCAATACGTCGCGCTCTGGAGGTCCTCGACGCATTTTTCATCACGTAACGTCTGCCCCAACGGACAACAGAGTGGTAAGCATGTTTTCCAAGTACACGCACAACCGAATCTCGTGCCATTTATCACCTTCGTTCTTCTAGCGGGAAAATATTGACCCGATTTCACGATGAATTCCGCAGGTTCCCCGGATACATTAACCCAGTGCGTTGTTCCTCCAGTGAGATCTGATTCAACCGTGCACGAGTAGTCAAATATTGGGGAGAAGTGTTGGAATCCTTTTCCCTCAAGATGATCACCAAATCcctcaattatttcatccgaTGCGTTATTTGTCGCGTTCTCAGCTTCCGATTCCAATGAATGATTAGATCGTCGAATTTCATCTAATCTATTCCACCAGGCCTTTATCTCGTTTTCATCtttcaataattgaaaataattatcaattagcGTCTTATCTAACAACGACGATCTGTTACCGAACACTTGTACCGAAAATGTGCTCAACGCAAAGCCTACGAGCAAAAAACTTCGGAGGTCGACCATCTTTGGTGAATTTTGTTGCTAAACTAATTCACGGATTagcgtttttattttactttgctATCGATAACGGATTTGTCATGAACTCTGTGTCACGTAATCGCGGAATGACGGGCCACTCGCACTCAACGGATGGTTGCGGTTGATACATCAAACCAGAAAAGCCAGTAATAACTCGAGCGAATCCGGAAACTGATGAAACTCTTTTTCTCTACCGTTCGATGGTGACattttcatgaatttatc
Proteins encoded in this window:
- the LOC125500352 gene encoding uncharacterized protein LOC125500352; this encodes MVDLRSFLLVGFALSTFSVQVFGNRSSLLDKTLIDNYFQLLKDENEIKAWWNRLDEIRRSNHSLESEAENATNNASDEIIEGFGDHLEGKGFQHFSPIFDYSCTVESDLTGGTTHWVNVSGEPAEFIVKSGQYFPARRTKVINGTRFGCACTWKTCLPLCCPLGQTLRDEKCVEDLQSATYWQMISTYSHGGPDFFYAVDSYCPMGWITLNASKSVRYGNFVPELNVDRVVDHVFGCVYGESWSRVIPSLRVCLTPPWWAIFCIGCPCGAGIVMLVIFIVYSIVPKLKNLHGLMFRSYVITCIGVYVTTITSIANFAGPHLELIIIEWFVLFFGFSALLWTNSISFDMWRNFRSIRSVDRNNTTKSDLKKYICYALFSWGSLAILISCIIAGVAWIPNGDLTSVSMRWINAGVNLIIYSCTAIMFTLTALTIQKLKKETAGLVGGVNRHSESEQRRFNLFLKLFLITGGHTIMWTIWLCWDTVETTVILCSVELVQSLLIFYFLVWKNNVKQSLFTEVRKLSSRIVQALSLADCTVKYTDQLECKI